Proteins encoded by one window of Chryseobacterium aquaeductus:
- the metF gene encoding methylenetetrahydrofolate reductase [NAD(P)H]: protein MKITDHIKNANGKTLFSLEVVPPQKGIGIEDLYTNIDPLMEFKPPFIDVTTSREEYIYIDKGNGLMERRITRMRPGTLGICSAIQHKYNVDTVPHLLCGGFTKEETEYLLVDCMYLGIDNIMALRGDAMKGHQYFEPTEGGHSTAMDLVHQINNLGRGKYLHDEQICDEHNKFCIGVAGYPEKHMEAPSMNYDLKWLKQKVDAGADYIVTQMFFDNKKFIEFVTKAREMGIAVPIIPGIKPIATKKHLKLLPQVFKIDLPEDLINAVESAKNNEAVKQIGVEWAVSQCKELLDFGVPVLHFYSMGKSDNIKKVAGELF from the coding sequence ATGAAAATCACAGACCATATAAAAAACGCCAATGGCAAAACCTTATTTTCTTTAGAGGTTGTTCCGCCTCAAAAGGGAATCGGGATTGAAGATTTATATACCAACATTGATCCTTTGATGGAGTTTAAACCTCCTTTTATAGACGTCACGACTTCAAGAGAAGAATACATTTATATAGACAAAGGCAATGGTTTAATGGAGCGTAGAATCACAAGAATGCGTCCCGGAACTTTGGGAATTTGCTCTGCCATTCAGCATAAATATAATGTAGATACAGTTCCGCATCTGCTATGTGGAGGTTTTACAAAGGAAGAAACAGAATACCTTTTGGTAGATTGTATGTATTTGGGAATTGATAATATTATGGCTTTAAGAGGTGATGCGATGAAAGGTCACCAATATTTTGAGCCTACAGAAGGTGGTCATTCTACGGCGATGGATCTTGTGCATCAGATTAATAATTTGGGAAGGGGGAAATATCTTCATGATGAGCAAATTTGTGATGAGCACAATAAATTCTGCATCGGAGTAGCCGGTTATCCCGAAAAACACATGGAAGCGCCATCTATGAATTATGATTTAAAATGGCTGAAACAAAAAGTTGATGCAGGTGCAGATTATATTGTAACACAAATGTTTTTTGATAATAAAAAATTCATTGAATTCGTTACCAAAGCTAGAGAAATGGGCATTGCGGTTCCCATTATCCCGGGAATCAAACCGATTGCGACCAAAAAACATTTGAAATTATTGCCGCAGGTTTTCAAAATAGACTTACCTGAAGATTTAATCAATGCTGTTGAAAGCGCAAAAAATAATGAAGCCGTAAAACAGATCGGAGTAGAGTGGGCGGTCAGCCAGTGCAAAGAATTGCTGGATTTTGGAGTTCCTGTTTTGCATTTTTATTCGATGGGTAAAAGTGATAATATTAAAAAAGTGGCAGGAGAGCTTTTTTAA
- a CDS encoding EF-Tu C-terminal domain-related protein: protein MKDNFDFIAILKYRTTDEGGRWGPAQSGYRPQVRFDFEKITSSGRQVFINKEYVFPGEDVEAEITLLSPQFFENKLFKGLKFEFIEGAKIIGIGEILKIKNETLKKDI from the coding sequence ATGAAGGACAATTTCGACTTTATTGCAATTTTAAAATATAGAACAACTGATGAAGGAGGAAGATGGGGCCCTGCGCAATCTGGATATAGACCTCAAGTACGATTTGATTTTGAGAAAATAACTTCATCCGGAAGACAAGTTTTCATTAATAAAGAATATGTTTTTCCAGGTGAAGATGTCGAAGCAGAAATAACATTGTTGTCTCCGCAATTTTTTGAAAACAAATTATTTAAAGGACTGAAATTCGAATTCATTGAGGGCGCAAAAATTATTGGAATTGGAGAGATTCTAAAAATCAAAAACGAAACTTTAAAGAAAGATATTTAA
- the metH gene encoding methionine synthase: MKYLKLSGLEPLIITPESNFINVGERTNVAGSKKFLRLIKEEKFSEALDIARDQVDGGAQILDVNFDDGLIDGKASMIKFLNLIGSEPDISKIPIMVDSSKWEILEAGLQVVQGKCVVNSISLKEGKDEFVKHAKAIKRYGAAVIVMAFDEVGQADNYERRLEITKRSYDILVNEVKFPAEDIIFDLNIFPVATGMDEHRRNAIDFIEATRWVRQNLPYASVSGGVSNVSFSFRGNDTVREAMHSVFLYHAIQAGMNIGIVNPALLEVYDQINKELLELVEDVILDKREDATERLLDYSERNKSVKKEKVEELEWRTYPLQERITHSLVKGIDRFIEEDVEEARLQSARPLHVIEVNLMTGMGVVGDLFGSGKMFLPQVVKSARVMKKAVAYLQPFIEAEKDVAQKPNGKILMATVKGDVHDIGKNIVSVVLGCNNYEIIDLGVMVPAEKIIQAAIDHNVDVIGLSGLITPSLDEMVYIASELERQNLNFPLLIGGATTSKAHTAVKIDLKYKNAVVHVNDASRAVNVVSSLLGDRNKEYVSDLKDDYSDFREKFLNRQIDKDYVSLEQARKDKFKINWENEEIFTPNQLGIQVFENQDLEELIPFIDWSPFFRSWDLHGKYPDIFDDKVVGEQAKELFKDGQVILKKIVDEKLLTAKAIFGIFKANSNETDDILIYDENDQEQVKFLTLRQQVQKSKGKDYIALSDFIAPQSSGKTDYMGAFCVCTGFGTDELSDQYEKDNDDYNAIMVKAIADRFAEAYAEFLHKKVRTEYWGYANQENLSNEDLIAEKYKGIRPAPGYPACPDHLEKHAIWDLLKVEENIGVYLTESLAMFPTAAVSGYYFGSPHAKYFGLGKITEEQVKEYSIRKGISLREAKKWLSPNLADGI; encoded by the coding sequence ATGAAATATTTAAAATTATCAGGCCTCGAGCCTTTGATTATAACGCCGGAGAGTAATTTCATCAACGTTGGTGAAAGAACTAATGTTGCCGGATCCAAAAAGTTTTTAAGACTAATTAAAGAAGAGAAATTTTCTGAAGCCTTAGATATTGCGAGAGATCAGGTGGATGGCGGTGCTCAGATTCTTGACGTCAATTTTGATGACGGTTTGATCGATGGAAAAGCTTCAATGATTAAATTCCTCAACCTTATCGGTTCCGAACCTGATATTTCCAAAATTCCGATCATGGTAGATTCTTCTAAATGGGAGATTCTGGAAGCAGGTTTACAAGTTGTTCAGGGGAAATGTGTGGTGAATTCTATCAGTTTAAAAGAAGGAAAAGATGAGTTTGTAAAACACGCCAAAGCCATTAAAAGATATGGAGCTGCGGTTATCGTTATGGCATTTGATGAGGTCGGGCAAGCAGATAATTATGAAAGAAGACTTGAAATTACCAAAAGATCTTATGATATTTTGGTTAATGAGGTTAAATTTCCTGCTGAAGATATTATCTTCGATTTAAATATCTTTCCTGTAGCGACAGGAATGGACGAACACAGAAGAAATGCAATAGATTTCATAGAAGCAACACGTTGGGTAAGACAAAATCTTCCATATGCTTCTGTGAGTGGAGGAGTTTCCAATGTGTCGTTCTCTTTCCGTGGAAATGATACTGTACGTGAAGCGATGCACTCGGTATTTCTTTATCACGCCATTCAGGCCGGGATGAATATAGGAATTGTAAATCCTGCACTGCTTGAGGTTTATGATCAGATTAATAAAGAACTTCTCGAACTTGTAGAAGATGTAATTCTTGATAAAAGAGAAGATGCAACAGAGCGACTTTTAGATTATTCAGAACGAAATAAATCGGTTAAAAAAGAAAAAGTTGAAGAACTCGAATGGCGAACTTATCCTTTGCAGGAGAGAATTACGCATTCTTTAGTAAAAGGAATAGACCGTTTTATAGAAGAAGATGTAGAAGAGGCAAGATTACAGTCTGCAAGACCACTTCATGTGATCGAAGTCAATCTGATGACCGGAATGGGAGTTGTCGGAGACTTGTTCGGAAGCGGAAAAATGTTTCTTCCGCAGGTGGTAAAGTCAGCAAGGGTGATGAAAAAAGCTGTGGCTTACCTGCAGCCGTTTATCGAAGCTGAAAAGGATGTGGCTCAAAAACCCAACGGGAAAATTTTGATGGCAACTGTGAAAGGAGACGTTCATGATATTGGAAAAAATATTGTGAGTGTGGTTTTGGGTTGTAACAATTATGAAATTATTGATTTGGGAGTAATGGTTCCTGCTGAGAAAATTATTCAGGCGGCAATTGATCATAATGTAGATGTAATCGGTTTAAGCGGACTGATCACGCCAAGTTTGGATGAAATGGTGTACATCGCATCTGAACTAGAAAGGCAAAATTTAAATTTTCCTTTATTAATCGGCGGGGCTACGACTTCAAAAGCGCACACAGCTGTTAAAATAGATTTAAAATATAAAAATGCTGTCGTTCATGTGAATGATGCTTCCAGAGCCGTAAATGTGGTGAGTTCTCTTTTAGGAGATCGAAATAAAGAATATGTAAGCGATCTTAAAGACGATTATTCGGATTTCCGTGAGAAGTTTTTAAATAGACAAATTGATAAAGATTATGTTTCTCTAGAGCAGGCCCGAAAAGATAAATTTAAAATTAATTGGGAAAATGAAGAGATTTTCACTCCGAATCAATTAGGAATTCAGGTTTTTGAAAATCAGGATCTGGAAGAATTGATTCCTTTTATCGACTGGTCACCGTTTTTCAGAAGTTGGGATCTTCACGGTAAATATCCGGATATTTTTGATGATAAAGTGGTGGGCGAGCAAGCGAAAGAACTTTTCAAAGATGGACAAGTTATTTTAAAGAAAATCGTTGATGAAAAATTACTAACTGCTAAAGCAATCTTCGGAATTTTTAAAGCCAATTCAAACGAAACAGATGATATTTTAATCTATGATGAAAATGATCAGGAACAGGTTAAGTTTTTAACTTTAAGACAGCAGGTTCAGAAATCAAAGGGCAAAGATTACATCGCTTTAAGTGATTTTATCGCTCCTCAAAGTTCAGGAAAGACAGATTATATGGGAGCTTTTTGCGTTTGCACAGGTTTCGGAACAGATGAATTGTCTGACCAATACGAAAAAGATAATGATGACTACAACGCCATCATGGTAAAAGCGATTGCTGACCGTTTTGCAGAAGCTTATGCAGAATTTTTACACAAAAAAGTTCGTACAGAATATTGGGGTTATGCCAATCAGGAAAATTTAAGCAACGAAGATTTAATTGCTGAAAAATACAAAGGAATTCGTCCCGCTCCTGGTTATCCAGCTTGTCCAGATCATTTGGAAAAACACGCCATCTGGGATTTGTTGAAGGTAGAAGAAAACATCGGCGTTTACCTTACAGAAAGTTTGGCAATGTTCCCAACCGCAGCCGTTTCCGGATATTATTTTGGAAGTCCGCACGCCAAATATTTTGGTTTAGGAAAAATTACAGAAGAACAGGTAAAAGAATATTCAATAAGAAAAGGGATTTCTTTACGAGAGGCTAAAAAATGGCTTTCTCCAAACTTAGCTGATGGAATTTAG
- a CDS encoding homocysteine S-methyltransferase family protein yields the protein MKNSEQLYKVLQERILILDGAMGTMLQRNNFQEEDYRGERFKDWEHPVQGNNDLLSLTQPKAIEEVHRKYLDAGADILETNTFSGTTIAMADYHMEDLVYELNYESAKIARKVCDEYTTKNPEKPRFVAGSIGPTNRTASLSPDVNDPGYRAITFEELRLAYKQQSEALLDGGSDILLVETIFDTLNAKAALFAIDEIQEERGIKIPIMVSGTITDASGRTLSGQTAEAFLISVSHLNLLSVGFNCALGANQLTPYLETLAHNSEFCISAYPNAGLPNAFGQYDESPEQMASQIKEYVEKGLINIIGGCCGTTPEHIKAIADLVEKYEPRKFNVTA from the coding sequence ATGAAAAATTCAGAACAATTGTATAAAGTATTGCAGGAGCGCATTCTTATTCTCGACGGAGCAATGGGAACGATGCTTCAGCGAAATAATTTTCAGGAAGAAGATTACCGTGGCGAGCGTTTCAAAGATTGGGAGCATCCTGTACAGGGAAATAACGACCTTCTTTCACTCACACAGCCAAAAGCGATTGAAGAAGTTCATAGAAAATATCTCGATGCAGGAGCCGATATTCTGGAAACCAATACATTTTCAGGAACGACGATCGCAATGGCAGATTATCACATGGAAGATTTGGTCTACGAACTGAATTATGAATCTGCAAAAATTGCCAGAAAAGTCTGTGATGAATATACAACAAAGAATCCCGAAAAGCCAAGATTTGTTGCAGGATCAATTGGTCCGACAAACAGAACAGCGAGTTTAAGTCCGGATGTCAATGATCCTGGTTACCGCGCAATTACTTTTGAAGAATTGAGATTGGCGTACAAACAACAATCAGAAGCTTTATTAGATGGCGGTTCAGACATTCTTTTGGTTGAAACAATCTTCGACACGCTTAATGCAAAAGCAGCTTTATTTGCAATTGACGAAATTCAGGAAGAAAGAGGAATTAAAATTCCAATCATGGTTTCCGGAACAATTACAGATGCTTCAGGTAGAACGTTGAGCGGACAAACTGCAGAAGCGTTTTTAATTTCAGTTTCGCATTTAAATTTATTGAGTGTTGGATTCAACTGTGCTTTGGGAGCCAATCAGTTGACGCCATATTTAGAAACATTAGCACACAATTCTGAGTTTTGTATTTCTGCATATCCAAACGCAGGTTTGCCAAACGCTTTCGGTCAGTACGACGAATCTCCTGAACAAATGGCAAGTCAGATCAAAGAATATGTGGAAAAGGGATTGATCAATATTATCGGCGGATGTTGCGGAACAACTCCGGAACATATCAAAGCCATTGCCGATTTGGTTGAAAAATACGAGCCAAGAAAATTTAATGTAACAGCATAA
- the tnpA gene encoding IS200/IS605 family transposase, translating into MSQSLNKIYIHIVFSTKIREPNISEDIKNELFNYLGGICKSLECNPLQVGGYRDHVHILCLLSKKIALTQLIEKVKSSSSKWIKTKNEKFSNFYWQSGYGAFSVNPNEIDVVKNYIQNQEEHHKIKSFQDEYRAFLKKYDVQYSEEYVWD; encoded by the coding sequence ATGTCACAATCTTTAAACAAAATTTATATTCATATTGTTTTCAGTACCAAAATCAGAGAACCAAATATTTCTGAAGATATTAAAAATGAATTGTTTAATTATTTAGGAGGTATTTGCAAGAGTTTAGAATGTAATCCACTGCAGGTTGGTGGTTATCGAGATCATGTTCATATTTTATGCCTGCTTTCGAAAAAAATTGCATTAACACAATTAATTGAAAAGGTGAAATCTTCGTCATCAAAATGGATTAAAACAAAAAACGAGAAATTTTCTAATTTCTATTGGCAAAGTGGCTATGGAGCGTTTTCTGTAAATCCAAATGAAATTGATGTTGTGAAGAATTATATCCAAAATCAGGAGGAACATCATAAAATAAAAAGTTTTCAGGATGAATACAGAGCATTTTTAAAGAAGTATGATGTACAATATAGTGAGGAATACGTTTGGGATTAA
- a CDS encoding O-succinylhomoserine sulfhydrylase — protein sequence MMNKQEKPLTNNYQPSTNFETLAIRTQTERSQFDEHSTPLYLTSSFVFEDAEDMRASFAEEKSKNLYSRFSNPNVTEFTDKIVKMEGAEAGYAFATGMAAIYSTFATLLNAGDHIVSCQSVFGSTHTLFTKYFPKWNIETTYFKAEDSENVEKYIQPNTKILYLETPTNPAIEILDLEYFGQIAKKHNLIFIVDNCFATPYLQQPIKYGADIVVHSATKLIDGQGRVLGGVAVGREDLIREIYLFARNTGPAMSPFNAWVLSKSLETLAIRVERHCENALKVAEFLESHPNVELVKYPFLKSHPSYEIAKKQMKLGGNVVAFEIKGGIEGGRKFLDKIKMCSLSANLGDTRTIVTHPASTTHSKLSDNERNEVGITAGLVRCSVGLENEDDIIADLKQALE from the coding sequence ATGATGAATAAACAGGAAAAACCATTAACTAACAACTATCAACCATCAACCAATTTCGAAACCCTTGCGATAAGAACCCAAACCGAAAGATCTCAGTTTGACGAGCATTCTACGCCTTTATATCTTACTTCGAGCTTTGTTTTTGAAGATGCTGAAGATATGAGAGCGAGTTTTGCGGAAGAAAAATCAAAAAATCTGTACAGCCGATTTTCTAATCCTAATGTTACAGAATTTACGGATAAAATTGTAAAAATGGAAGGTGCAGAAGCTGGTTATGCTTTTGCAACGGGAATGGCTGCGATATATTCAACGTTCGCAACTTTGCTTAATGCTGGAGATCATATTGTAAGCTGCCAATCGGTTTTCGGATCTACGCACACGTTGTTCACCAAATATTTTCCAAAATGGAATATTGAAACGACTTATTTCAAAGCAGAAGATTCTGAAAATGTTGAAAAATATATTCAGCCCAATACAAAGATTTTATATTTAGAAACTCCTACAAATCCTGCGATAGAAATTTTAGATTTAGAATATTTTGGTCAGATTGCCAAAAAACACAATCTGATTTTCATCGTTGACAATTGTTTTGCAACACCTTACCTTCAGCAACCCATAAAATATGGAGCAGATATTGTTGTGCATTCTGCAACGAAACTGATTGACGGTCAGGGTCGTGTTTTAGGTGGAGTAGCGGTTGGTAGAGAAGATTTAATCAGAGAAATTTATCTTTTTGCAAGAAATACAGGTCCTGCAATGTCGCCTTTTAACGCTTGGGTTTTATCAAAAAGCTTGGAAACTTTGGCAATCCGTGTAGAAAGACATTGCGAAAATGCCTTGAAAGTTGCTGAGTTTTTGGAAAGCCATCCTAATGTTGAATTGGTGAAATACCCGTTTTTAAAATCACATCCGAGTTATGAAATTGCTAAAAAGCAAATGAAGTTGGGTGGAAATGTAGTCGCATTTGAAATCAAAGGAGGAATCGAAGGCGGGAGAAAATTTTTAGATAAAATAAAAATGTGTTCATTATCTGCAAACCTAGGTGATACAAGAACGATTGTCACCCATCCTGCATCAACAACGCATTCCAAACTTTCTGATAACGAAAGAAATGAAGTGGGAATTACTGCGGGATTGGTTCGCTGCTCAGTAGGTCTTGAAAATGAGGATGATATTATTGCAGATTTAAAGCAGGCATTGGAGTGA
- a CDS encoding ACT domain-containing protein produces the protein MNKINANEIKFFKNRSIIKFEGADFLGEIGIDGRVFKALTLARISVGVISQQAVENGLSILVHENDSEKAVNCLIEEFAAERKSGKVTQIYSINNVSVIGFVADDLNKILSELARNNVFPLLLNQNSSEKRTNIVVTSSQDEKSKNIIESEIFKKPKTVHLAIIGHGNVGKTLIEQVLHSSEEIKRRKNIHLKVVAVANSRKIAFNRKGFDTTWSDEIFAAEKSSSVDELINFSKQNQLENLIVVDNTASVDFVKNYQALAENGFDLVSSNKIFNTLPIEEYRKLRYTLNKNNKKYLYETNVGAGLPLIDTIKLLHLSGENITRIKGVFSGTLSYVFNNFSLRNDKFSTIVNEALEEGFTEPDPREDLSGNDVARKLLILARELDLINEFTDINIQNLVPQDLLSVSKQEFLSRLEELDIEYDKIKKSQESNHVLRYVGDLHGDLQKEKGELDVKLISVPATSALGQLKGSDSIFEIYTESYGENPIVIMGAGAGAKVTARGVFGDILRLSEAK, from the coding sequence ATGAATAAGATTAATGCAAACGAAATAAAATTTTTCAAAAACAGATCGATCATCAAATTTGAAGGAGCAGATTTCTTAGGCGAAATTGGGATTGACGGTAGAGTTTTTAAAGCGCTTACTTTGGCGCGAATCAGCGTTGGAGTGATTTCTCAACAAGCTGTGGAGAACGGATTATCAATTTTGGTACATGAAAATGATTCTGAAAAAGCAGTCAATTGTCTGATCGAAGAATTTGCTGCCGAGAGAAAATCGGGAAAGGTTACTCAAATATACAGCATCAACAATGTTTCTGTGATCGGTTTTGTGGCGGATGATTTAAATAAAATACTTTCTGAACTTGCAAGAAACAATGTTTTCCCATTGCTTTTAAACCAAAATTCAAGTGAGAAACGCACCAATATTGTAGTCACTTCTTCACAGGATGAGAAAAGTAAAAATATCATTGAATCTGAAATTTTCAAAAAACCAAAAACGGTTCACTTAGCAATCATCGGACACGGAAATGTCGGAAAGACTTTGATAGAGCAGGTTTTGCATTCTTCTGAAGAAATTAAACGAAGAAAAAATATACATCTGAAAGTTGTTGCGGTTGCTAACTCAAGGAAAATTGCTTTTAATAGAAAAGGATTTGATACTACCTGGAGTGATGAGATTTTTGCAGCCGAAAAATCTTCAAGCGTTGACGAATTAATTAATTTCTCAAAACAAAATCAGCTTGAAAACCTTATCGTTGTTGATAATACGGCAAGTGTTGATTTTGTGAAAAATTATCAGGCTTTGGCAGAAAACGGTTTTGATTTAGTTTCATCAAACAAAATTTTCAACACGCTTCCGATTGAAGAATATCGTAAACTAAGATATACGTTGAATAAAAATAACAAAAAATATCTTTACGAAACCAACGTAGGTGCAGGTTTACCATTGATTGACACAATCAAACTTCTACACCTTTCGGGTGAAAATATTACCAGAATAAAAGGTGTTTTCTCCGGAACATTGAGTTATGTTTTTAATAATTTTTCTTTGAGAAACGATAAATTTTCAACCATCGTAAATGAAGCTTTAGAAGAAGGCTTTACAGAACCTGATCCGAGAGAAGATTTGTCAGGAAACGATGTTGCCAGAAAGTTATTGATTTTGGCAAGAGAATTAGATCTAATCAATGAATTTACTGATATCAACATTCAAAATTTAGTTCCTCAGGATTTGCTTTCTGTTTCAAAACAGGAGTTCCTTTCAAGACTAGAAGAATTAGACATAGAATATGATAAAATCAAGAAAAGTCAAGAGTCAAATCATGTTTTAAGATACGTTGGAGATTTACACGGAGATTTACAGAAAGAAAAAGGCGAACTGGATGTAAAATTAATTTCTGTTCCCGCAACTTCTGCATTAGGACAATTGAAAGGTTCAGATTCAATTTTTGAAATCTACACCGAAAGTTACGGTGAAAACCCGATCGTCATCATGGGAGCCGGAGCCGGAGCAAAAGTAACTGCTAGAGGAGTTTTCGGAGATATATTAAGATTAAGTGAAGCAAAATAA
- a CDS encoding alpha/beta fold hydrolase, whose amino-acid sequence MKTELQHINFLYQTNSQKEYHISLSYQLFGKDLFSAPIILVNHALTGNSNVSGEKGWWKQLIGENQAIDTKKYTVLCFNIPGNGYDDFFIDEYSDFTPSDIANIFLKGLENLNIKNLYAIIGGSLGGGIGWEMLAKNPDLAEIFIPIACDSKTHDWLHAQCLVQQFLLNGNDEPLQKARIHAMLCYRTPQSLNERFQNKFNQEKQKLASEDWLNYHGKSLAERFSLKSYQLMNHLLMNINANEKDLNKITARMHLISVDRDLFFPSSEIKKCFENLKINKNKIFYHEIKSIHGHDAFLMEYEQLDKIIKNIL is encoded by the coding sequence TTGAAAACAGAACTGCAACATATTAATTTTTTGTATCAAACCAATTCCCAGAAGGAATATCATATCTCATTAAGCTACCAGCTTTTTGGGAAAGACTTGTTTTCAGCACCTATTATTTTGGTAAATCACGCTTTAACCGGAAATTCAAATGTTTCCGGAGAAAAAGGTTGGTGGAAACAATTGATTGGTGAAAATCAGGCTATCGACACCAAAAAATATACAGTTCTTTGTTTCAACATTCCCGGAAACGGATATGATGATTTTTTTATTGACGAATATTCAGATTTCACACCTTCAGATATTGCTAATATATTTTTGAAAGGTCTCGAAAATTTGAATATTAAAAACTTATATGCCATTATTGGAGGCTCGCTCGGTGGCGGAATCGGTTGGGAAATGCTTGCTAAAAATCCAGATTTGGCAGAGATTTTTATTCCGATTGCCTGCGATTCCAAAACACATGATTGGTTGCACGCTCAATGTCTGGTTCAGCAATTTTTATTAAACGGAAATGATGAGCCACTTCAGAAAGCCAGAATTCATGCGATGTTGTGTTACAGAACACCTCAATCATTGAATGAAAGATTTCAAAATAAATTCAATCAAGAAAAACAAAAGTTAGCATCTGAAGATTGGCTCAATTATCATGGGAAATCTCTCGCCGAAAGATTTAGTTTAAAATCTTATCAATTGATGAATCATTTACTCATGAACATCAATGCAAATGAAAAAGATTTAAATAAAATCACAGCACGAATGCACTTGATCTCCGTTGATAGAGATTTATTTTTTCCGTCCTCAGAAATTAAAAAATGTTTTGAAAATCTGAAGATAAATAAAAATAAAATCTTCTATCACGAGATCAAATCAATTCATGGGCACGATGCCTTTTTAATGGAATACGAACAATTAGATAAAATCATAAAAAATATTTTGTAG